A genomic segment from Luteolibacter flavescens encodes:
- the menA gene encoding 1,4-dihydroxy-2-naphthoate octaprenyltransferase has product MIAPLLLATRPKTLPAAIVPVWVGCVLAWKLTGKFSLPLALATVGGAVFIQIATNLFNDAIDAAKGADTERRTGPQRVTATGLLSRTTVMTGAAVFLALAIACGVVLWQAAGWPMLAIGIPSLYLAYGYTGGPFPLAYRGMGELFVVLFFGLVAVCGTVFVQTLEWRPEALLLGVQVGLLSAVLISINNLRDREEDSTTGKRTLAVRLGPKPARLIVWMEVKLAAFAGLAWFVFDLPWLVLASFPMLSLGMRLIWGALTMPEGRGMNRLLAMAAAQLVAFAILFHILAVKL; this is encoded by the coding sequence GTGATCGCGCCGCTGCTGCTCGCCACCCGCCCGAAAACCCTGCCCGCCGCCATCGTGCCCGTGTGGGTGGGTTGCGTGCTGGCGTGGAAGCTCACGGGGAAATTCAGTCTGCCGCTGGCGCTCGCCACTGTGGGCGGTGCGGTCTTCATCCAGATCGCGACGAATCTCTTCAACGACGCGATCGACGCGGCGAAGGGCGCGGACACCGAGCGGCGCACCGGCCCGCAGCGCGTGACGGCCACGGGCCTGCTCTCGCGCACCACGGTCATGACCGGCGCGGCGGTCTTCCTCGCGCTGGCGATCGCCTGCGGCGTGGTGCTGTGGCAGGCGGCCGGGTGGCCCATGCTGGCGATCGGCATTCCCTCGCTCTACCTGGCGTATGGCTACACGGGCGGGCCATTTCCGCTGGCGTATCGCGGGATGGGCGAGCTTTTCGTGGTCCTTTTCTTCGGCCTGGTCGCGGTGTGTGGCACGGTCTTCGTGCAGACGCTGGAGTGGCGGCCGGAGGCGCTGCTGCTCGGCGTGCAGGTCGGCCTGCTCTCCGCAGTGCTGATCTCCATCAATAACCTGCGCGACCGCGAGGAAGACAGCACCACGGGCAAGCGCACGCTGGCCGTGAGGCTGGGGCCGAAGCCCGCGCGGCTGATCGTGTGGATGGAGGTGAAGCTGGCGGCCTTTGCCGGTCTCGCGTGGTTCGTCTTCGACCTGCCGTGGCTGGTGCTTGCTTCCTTCCCGATGCTGAGCCTCGGCATGCGCCTGATCTGGGGCGCGCTGACGATGCCGGAGGGCCGCGGGATGAATCGCCTGCTCGCGATGGCCGCCGCGCAGCTCGTCGCCTTCGCGATCCTCTTCCATATCCTCGCGGTGAAACTCTGA
- a CDS encoding autotransporter outer membrane beta-barrel domain-containing protein → MSYPFTSALQNTPVISGFDGGLVNSEYASYTPGSGTITTTQNGVDDWLIVTISGIGRGDHTVTADSGPGQLTEWTLDGGITDVGIIVGGGLDGPVTSSVASSTIGLTRSMTRDVGNRLFRMRTGIRPETPQAVAAPSYSAKGGAKGGSAKGTDIVTYKTCPWEVYGQIYYTHDDQDAQFTRTPGVVGGPNGGLLMLHPGTKSEIFGGNVGIDYEINKNWAVGFAVSAAKTDIDLGSVGDVDVDSWALIPYVSYYQPSVFGSADFYADLMYAYGDHDYDLSSGGVFGSTDGNTHQLEFTTGLNFRNGGLVHGPYGVVRWIDGEIDAHAFSGGFDTDLESVATQLGYQVSYPVSMGSGTLVPQARVAWEHEFEGDLGTVGGVTLGEVDEDIAVLGTGIGYYLSCGWNVVLDYEARLGSESQSHYVGLKAGYEF, encoded by the coding sequence GTGTCCTATCCCTTCACCTCCGCCCTGCAGAATACCCCGGTGATCTCGGGCTTCGACGGTGGTCTGGTGAATTCCGAATACGCGAGCTACACGCCGGGCTCCGGCACCATCACCACCACCCAGAATGGTGTCGATGACTGGCTCATCGTGACCATCAGCGGCATCGGCCGCGGCGACCACACCGTCACGGCGGACTCCGGCCCGGGGCAGCTCACCGAGTGGACGCTGGACGGCGGCATCACCGACGTCGGCATCATCGTCGGCGGTGGCCTGGATGGCCCGGTGACTTCCTCCGTGGCCTCCTCGACCATCGGCCTGACCCGCAGCATGACTCGCGACGTGGGCAACCGCCTCTTCCGCATGCGCACCGGCATCCGCCCGGAGACCCCGCAGGCCGTGGCCGCACCCAGCTACAGTGCGAAGGGCGGAGCCAAAGGCGGCTCGGCGAAGGGCACCGACATTGTGACCTACAAGACCTGCCCGTGGGAGGTCTATGGCCAGATCTACTACACGCATGACGACCAGGATGCCCAGTTCACCCGCACTCCCGGCGTGGTCGGCGGGCCGAATGGCGGCCTGCTGATGCTGCACCCCGGCACGAAGAGCGAGATCTTCGGCGGCAATGTCGGCATCGACTACGAGATCAACAAGAACTGGGCCGTGGGCTTCGCCGTGAGTGCTGCCAAGACGGACATCGATCTCGGCAGCGTCGGTGACGTGGACGTGGATTCCTGGGCGCTCATCCCCTACGTCTCCTATTACCAGCCATCCGTCTTCGGCTCCGCGGACTTCTACGCGGACCTGATGTATGCGTATGGCGACCATGACTACGACCTGTCCTCGGGCGGCGTCTTTGGCAGCACGGATGGAAATACCCATCAGCTCGAGTTCACCACCGGGCTGAATTTCCGGAATGGCGGACTGGTGCACGGTCCTTACGGCGTGGTCCGCTGGATCGACGGCGAGATCGACGCGCATGCTTTCTCGGGCGGCTTCGATACCGACCTCGAGTCCGTCGCGACGCAGCTCGGCTACCAGGTGTCCTACCCGGTCTCGATGGGCTCCGGCACGCTGGTGCCGCAGGCGCGCGTGGCGTGGGAGCATGAATTCGAGGGCGACCTCGGCACCGTCGGCGGCGTGACGCTGGGCGAGGTGGACGAGGACATCGCCGTCCTTGGCACCGGCATCGGCTACTACCTCTCCTGCGGGTGGAATGTGGTGCTCGACTACGAGGCGCGCCTCGGCAGCGAGAGCCAGTCGCACTACGTGGGGCTGAAGGCCGGCTACGAGTTCTGA